Proteins from a single region of Bdellovibrio bacteriovorus:
- a CDS encoding ABC transporter permease, with protein MSGVMTIFKKELKGFYFNPTFWVICFLISVIFSWVYPIQLNLFAQLLMNFVMQQGVPQNQLNIHYGVFLRQLSYLNLLLIFVVPALTMKLFAEEKKLRTFDLLLTSPVTSFQIVLGKFLAALGAIGGIVLLAFLYPLATSVMATVNWAPLLIAFMGIFLVGAVYAAMDLFASSLTENSIAAYVTSVMFNVSIWFIGIGSEVVDGEKARKVFEHVSLSSHLSSLVEGTVRTNGLIFFLSIIVLFCFLAERVVESSRWR; from the coding sequence ATGAGTGGCGTGATGACGATTTTTAAAAAAGAGCTTAAGGGTTTTTATTTCAACCCCACGTTTTGGGTGATCTGTTTTTTGATCAGTGTGATCTTTAGTTGGGTGTATCCGATTCAGCTCAATCTTTTTGCGCAGTTGTTGATGAACTTCGTGATGCAACAAGGCGTTCCGCAAAATCAATTAAATATCCATTATGGCGTTTTCTTAAGACAGCTTTCATATTTAAACTTACTGCTCATTTTTGTTGTTCCGGCGCTCACCATGAAGCTATTTGCGGAAGAAAAAAAGTTACGCACCTTTGATTTGCTTTTAACTTCACCGGTAACGTCATTTCAAATCGTGTTGGGTAAGTTCTTGGCGGCTTTGGGCGCCATAGGTGGAATTGTATTATTGGCTTTCTTATATCCGCTGGCGACTTCGGTGATGGCGACCGTGAATTGGGCGCCGCTGTTGATCGCCTTTATGGGGATTTTTCTTGTGGGGGCGGTTTACGCAGCAATGGATCTGTTTGCGTCTTCATTGACTGAAAACAGTATTGCCGCTTACGTGACTTCGGTGATGTTTAACGTTTCGATCTGGTTTATTGGTATTGGTTCAGAAGTCGTCGACGGCGAAAAAGCCCGTAAGGTTTTTGAACATGTTTCGTTAAGCAGCCATCTTTCAAGCCTGGTTGAGGGAACGGTTCGCACGAATGGTTTGATTTTCTTTTTAAGCATCATCGTCTTGTTCTGCTTTTTGGCAGAGCGAGTGGTTGAATCTTCACGTTGGAGATAG
- a CDS encoding DUF429 domain-containing protein, which produces MPKSRLSGDGRKTRRSPIKKTTTKKKVVNKAASSHAGEVYRFIGISLGGGKTDKACVAVIEYYPKHGKVFLSRLVEKIKSDEVHSADFKIQEIIRQYPGEIRSIAFDVPFHFPNCLNCVEGCEGIESCPSEHVKWMWEYTRKLHKKKKPRKLFTPYTQRCVEMYVSTELEEPFNMQHAMGSNTAPLLARAMYLKQRWDIPCIEVFPKLSVWRVGRSLNVMKSHLRFHKHSIGGDESRREILHALSSHNIAFVYDQDVKLMIDNSHAFESFICALTAFLDYKGLTEPRPEGFPENEDWIAFPKSSIKWNGF; this is translated from the coding sequence ATGCCAAAAAGCCGGCTTTCAGGTGATGGACGCAAAACCCGTCGATCCCCTATAAAGAAAACAACTACCAAGAAGAAGGTCGTTAATAAAGCGGCCTCATCCCATGCCGGTGAAGTTTATCGCTTTATCGGTATTTCTTTGGGCGGTGGTAAGACCGACAAGGCTTGCGTGGCGGTTATTGAGTATTATCCCAAGCACGGAAAAGTTTTTTTGTCGCGACTGGTGGAAAAAATCAAAAGCGACGAAGTTCACTCGGCCGATTTTAAGATTCAGGAAATCATTCGTCAGTATCCGGGTGAAATTCGAAGCATCGCTTTTGATGTGCCTTTCCATTTTCCGAATTGCCTTAACTGCGTGGAAGGTTGCGAGGGGATTGAATCGTGTCCTTCCGAACATGTGAAGTGGATGTGGGAGTACACCCGCAAATTGCACAAAAAGAAAAAGCCCCGAAAACTATTTACACCTTACACGCAACGTTGTGTAGAAATGTACGTGTCCACCGAACTGGAAGAGCCTTTTAATATGCAACATGCGATGGGCTCTAATACAGCGCCGCTGTTGGCGCGTGCGATGTATTTAAAGCAGCGTTGGGATATTCCGTGTATTGAGGTTTTTCCGAAGCTTTCTGTTTGGCGGGTGGGTCGATCTTTAAACGTTATGAAGAGTCATCTGCGTTTTCATAAGCACTCAATTGGCGGTGATGAAAGTCGGCGAGAAATTTTACATGCCTTGAGTTCTCACAATATCGCCTTTGTGTATGATCAGGACGTCAAACTGATGATTGATAATAGTCACGCTTTTGAATCGTTTATTTGTGCTTTGACGGCCTTTTTAGATTACAAAGGATTGACCGAACCCAGACCGGAAGGCTTTCCAGAAAACGAAGACTGGATTGCTTTTCCGAAGTCGTCTATAAAATGGAATGGGTTTTAG
- a CDS encoding GldG family protein produces MSKLGKISFLFAGISLVCMSIIRYILGEWVPFCWLALGLTVFFIAAGMVKDRAFFKEFFTMKTTKEGMSMGVLIVLLIAVLGIVNYLGVKYYKTWDFSTSQTNTLSPQSIQIVKSLDSDMKVLFFYKKGVEGNEENRRLFRELIKKYQDASSKIQLDFVEVNERPDLSKEYGVDKGSGVVFLDYKGRRNRIEKIDEQEFTSALVKVTREKNKTIYFTVGHGEKDLNEAREGLGLGSLKVMLENNRYTVKELALAQNPKIPADADVIVVAGPSQGFQDFEIGALEQYLKTGGSLFLAMKTQTNTGLEKLLAKLGLVLENNNVMNLVDTVMGRGVNQGPTMGVIFSEENKITKSFGRNEITLFRNPQGIKTANVGQGMVVEDLVKTGPNAVAFKTLQITGEPPEGTYTLVSEVTGHFPGAAADAKPFSVIVAGDVDFMANQMLYQNLNRDLILNSVAALAKEESLISITPKEAQATQLLLTETKFAIFLFAFIIPLPLILLGTSIGIWVRRRNA; encoded by the coding sequence ATGAGCAAATTAGGAAAAATTTCATTTTTATTTGCCGGAATTTCATTAGTTTGTATGTCCATCATCCGCTATATCTTGGGCGAGTGGGTTCCGTTTTGCTGGTTGGCTTTAGGGTTGACCGTGTTTTTTATCGCCGCCGGCATGGTGAAGGATCGTGCTTTCTTTAAAGAATTCTTTACGATGAAAACAACCAAGGAAGGCATGAGCATGGGCGTTTTGATCGTTTTGCTTATTGCGGTTTTGGGAATCGTGAATTATCTGGGTGTGAAGTATTATAAAACGTGGGATTTTTCTACTTCGCAAACCAACACGCTTTCACCACAATCCATTCAGATCGTGAAGTCCTTAGACAGCGACATGAAGGTTTTGTTTTTCTATAAAAAGGGTGTGGAAGGAAACGAAGAAAATCGTCGTTTGTTCCGCGAATTGATTAAAAAATATCAAGACGCGAGTTCTAAAATTCAATTGGACTTCGTGGAAGTCAATGAGCGCCCTGATCTTTCTAAGGAGTATGGTGTAGACAAGGGCAGCGGCGTCGTTTTCCTTGATTACAAAGGCCGTCGCAATCGCATCGAAAAAATTGACGAACAAGAGTTCACCAGTGCTTTAGTAAAAGTAACTCGAGAAAAGAATAAGACGATTTATTTTACGGTGGGGCATGGTGAAAAAGATCTTAACGAGGCCCGGGAGGGCTTGGGTTTAGGTTCTTTAAAGGTCATGCTTGAAAATAACCGTTACACAGTCAAAGAACTGGCATTAGCGCAAAATCCAAAAATTCCCGCGGATGCAGATGTGATTGTTGTCGCGGGCCCTTCACAAGGGTTTCAAGATTTTGAAATCGGGGCCTTAGAGCAATATCTAAAAACCGGTGGCAGTTTGTTTTTGGCGATGAAAACGCAGACCAATACGGGTTTAGAAAAACTTTTAGCCAAATTGGGATTGGTTTTAGAAAACAATAATGTCATGAATTTAGTCGACACCGTGATGGGCCGTGGTGTGAATCAAGGTCCAACGATGGGCGTGATATTTTCTGAAGAAAATAAGATCACTAAAAGTTTTGGTCGAAACGAGATCACTTTGTTCCGCAATCCTCAAGGGATTAAAACAGCGAACGTGGGGCAAGGTATGGTTGTTGAGGACCTGGTTAAAACCGGTCCTAATGCCGTGGCATTTAAAACTTTACAAATCACGGGCGAACCACCTGAGGGCACCTACACACTGGTCAGTGAAGTCACTGGTCATTTCCCGGGAGCGGCGGCGGATGCAAAACCGTTTTCGGTGATCGTGGCAGGTGATGTTGATTTCATGGCAAATCAAATGCTTTATCAAAACCTCAATCGTGACTTGATTTTAAATTCTGTGGCGGCGTTAGCCAAAGAGGAAAGCTTGATCAGTATTACACCTAAAGAGGCGCAAGCCACGCAGTTATTGCTGACAGAAACGAAGTTTGCGATTTTCCTTTTTGCTTTTATCATCCCGCTGCCATTGATCTTGTTAGGCACAAGCATAGGTATCTGGGTTCGTAGGAGAAACGCCTAA
- a CDS encoding DUF4340 domain-containing protein: MKLKGRTILVLCLLVFGGYAAFDHFQGKLQEDKKMQDSRLMTLNFEQVNEVLIEKGDQKTELKRDVDGWRMEVPLKDSADSEAVDDLVKQAFTESIVEVVKEGEGIDWKLYGLDAPLGTITFKTTDGKQNRYEVSSITNFEDNAFLRRDGENRVLLVNSIWQARTGKAAMEFRDRRLLRHKIASVDEIKLQNAKGLVHLKRQEGVWVIPGKSDFKVDQNQVRSVLTAIADAKAAEILSDPKKGPAVKELFTLNLVLDAKPWAAKVGQAADKKIFAKVTEPDFLMKMEPGAVDNFIEMTIEQFKEKPPEKPQFETEKTQKKEN, encoded by the coding sequence ATGAAACTAAAAGGACGCACAATACTTGTTTTATGTTTATTGGTTTTCGGTGGCTACGCGGCTTTTGATCATTTTCAAGGAAAGCTCCAAGAAGACAAAAAAATGCAAGACTCGCGATTGATGACCTTGAACTTTGAGCAAGTGAACGAAGTCCTTATTGAAAAAGGCGACCAGAAGACGGAGCTTAAGCGGGATGTTGACGGCTGGCGTATGGAAGTCCCTCTGAAAGACAGTGCTGACAGCGAAGCGGTGGATGATTTAGTTAAACAGGCCTTTACGGAATCCATCGTGGAAGTGGTTAAAGAGGGCGAAGGTATTGACTGGAAACTTTATGGTCTGGATGCGCCCTTAGGGACGATCACTTTTAAAACCACGGACGGAAAACAAAACCGTTACGAGGTTTCGTCGATCACCAATTTTGAAGACAACGCTTTTCTGCGTCGTGATGGCGAAAATCGCGTTTTACTGGTGAACTCAATTTGGCAGGCCCGCACCGGAAAGGCGGCGATGGAATTTCGGGATCGTCGTCTGCTTCGTCATAAGATTGCATCGGTGGATGAAATCAAGCTGCAAAATGCGAAAGGCCTGGTTCATTTGAAACGCCAAGAGGGTGTGTGGGTGATTCCGGGAAAATCAGATTTTAAGGTAGATCAAAATCAGGTTCGCTCGGTATTAACCGCTATCGCTGATGCCAAGGCGGCCGAAATTTTATCTGATCCTAAAAAAGGCCCTGCGGTAAAAGAGCTTTTCACATTGAACCTGGTTTTAGATGCCAAACCTTGGGCGGCCAAAGTAGGCCAAGCGGCAGATAAAAAAATATTTGCAAAGGTGACGGAGCCGGATTTCTTAATGAAGATGGAACCAGGTGCTGTCGATAATTTCATTGAAATGACAATAGAGCAGTTTAAGGAAAAACCGCCAGAAAAACCTCAGTTTGAAACTGAGAAAACGCAAAAGAAAGAAAATTAG
- a CDS encoding CorA family divalent cation transporter, protein MKRFEQEFADFKWIDVEAPSAEDLTNLAAEFSLPVNTVQTCLDPEHLPQCQFFEKSMFFILRHQDLGAEPDAVTMQELSTKLVFFVGHDFVLTIHRLSLPCINAKKERAQVDKMTLTQLVRGLAVQTLRSFEPELDKLDEKSDVIEDRVFSLMRKNILREGYIVKRKASSYRKIFKFTQDILLKIPKVIDISQRDIYLVQEPLDKLIFYSSEIYEQITGLLNLHLSLMSQKTNEASFRTNEVMRVLTVFSIFFLPLNFIAGIYGMNFEYMPELKQPHGYYITLGFMILVVLAITYWIYRKGWMKKDVLQEKD, encoded by the coding sequence ATGAAGAGATTTGAACAAGAGTTTGCTGATTTTAAATGGATCGATGTGGAAGCGCCTTCTGCCGAGGATTTAACGAACCTGGCGGCCGAGTTTTCCTTACCGGTAAACACGGTGCAAACTTGCTTGGACCCCGAACATCTGCCGCAGTGTCAGTTCTTTGAAAAAAGCATGTTCTTTATCTTAAGACATCAAGATCTGGGCGCAGAACCAGATGCCGTCACCATGCAGGAACTTTCTACCAAGCTTGTCTTTTTTGTGGGGCACGATTTTGTATTGACCATTCATCGCTTAAGTCTGCCTTGTATTAATGCCAAAAAAGAACGCGCGCAAGTCGATAAAATGACACTGACACAATTGGTGCGTGGCTTGGCCGTGCAAACCTTGCGTAGCTTTGAACCTGAATTAGATAAACTTGATGAAAAATCAGATGTCATCGAAGACCGTGTTTTTTCATTGATGCGCAAAAATATTCTGCGCGAAGGATACATCGTTAAACGTAAAGCCTCTTCGTATCGCAAGATCTTTAAATTCACTCAAGATATACTTTTAAAAATTCCCAAGGTCATCGACATCTCGCAAAGAGATATTTATCTGGTTCAAGAACCTTTAGATAAATTGATTTTCTATTCTTCAGAGATTTACGAACAAATCACGGGGCTTTTGAATCTTCATCTTTCGTTGATGTCACAAAAAACCAATGAGGCTTCGTTTCGGACGAATGAAGTGATGCGCGTCCTGACCGTATTCTCGATTTTCTTTTTACCTTTAAATTTTATCGCGGGGATTTACGGCATGAACTTTGAGTACATGCCGGAGCTAAAACAACCCCATGGTTACTACATCACCTTGGGTTTTATGATCCTGGTCGTCCTAGCAATCACCTATTGGATTTATCGCAAAGGATGGATGAAAAAAGACGTCCTTCAAGAAAAAGACTAG
- a CDS encoding class I SAM-dependent methyltransferase produces the protein MSTPDFPYLHGFSPVEQARLRKQARFGEYTVYQNINFANVKDILEVGCGVGAQSEILLRRFPDIHLTGIDLSTKQLSAARERLSSLQNMAGRFNLKEMNAAKMDFEANSFEGAFLCWILEHVPDPIRVLSEVRRVLRPGSQVYITEVMNSSFFLDPYSPNVWKYWMAFNEYQLQQKGDPFVGAKLGNFLMQLGYKDIQTEIKTWFLDNRTPQARKDCIEYWEELLLSASDQLVAANYVSEDVVEGMKEEMSRVANDPNAVFFYSFVQASAKT, from the coding sequence ATGTCGACGCCTGATTTTCCCTATCTTCATGGTTTTAGTCCCGTAGAACAAGCGCGCCTGCGTAAGCAAGCACGTTTTGGTGAATATACGGTCTATCAAAATATCAATTTCGCGAACGTCAAAGACATTTTAGAGGTGGGTTGTGGGGTCGGAGCGCAATCCGAAATTCTGTTGCGTCGTTTTCCGGATATTCATTTGACTGGAATTGACCTTAGTACCAAACAATTAAGTGCGGCTCGCGAGCGCCTGAGCAGTCTGCAGAATATGGCAGGACGGTTTAATCTTAAAGAAATGAATGCCGCCAAAATGGATTTTGAAGCCAACTCTTTTGAGGGGGCCTTTTTATGTTGGATATTAGAACACGTTCCAGATCCTATTCGTGTGCTTTCTGAGGTTCGTCGTGTGTTGCGTCCGGGGTCACAAGTTTACATCACCGAAGTCATGAATTCGTCTTTTTTCTTAGATCCGTATTCACCCAATGTATGGAAGTACTGGATGGCCTTTAACGAATACCAATTGCAACAAAAAGGTGATCCGTTTGTGGGCGCTAAGCTTGGAAATTTTTTAATGCAGCTGGGATATAAAGACATCCAAACCGAAATAAAAACTTGGTTCTTAGACAATCGCACACCACAAGCACGCAAAGATTGCATCGAATACTGGGAGGAGTTGCTTTTGAGTGCCAGTGACCAATTGGTCGCGGCCAACTATGTGTCGGAAGACGTGGTTGAAGGCATGAAAGAAGAGATGTCCCGGGTTGCTAACGATCCTAATGCCGTCTTTTTTTATTCTTTTGTTCAAGCCAGTGCCAAGACCTAG
- a CDS encoding ABC transporter ATP-binding protein produces the protein MIVVKDLTKDYGPRRAINKLNFTVNKGDVVGFLGPNGAGKSTTMKIITGFMAPSHGTASVAGFDVFEAPLEVKKRIGYLPEVPPVYSDMYVRDYLKYVAALKQVPKEKIEKFVANAIEKTNLGDVQKRLIHGLSKGFKQRVGIAQAIVSDPEVLILDEPTVGLDPKQMAEIRELIKSLKGQHTIILSTHILPEVEATCEKVIIINKGEIVVEDSIHNLENMEKGQSRLRIRVRKDVDDMKALLQDVRAVVGVHLGASRKEWNLDVQGGDEAFDAISAKIVGQGYGLVELSPTKTDLEDVFLKMTYGKQQGREV, from the coding sequence CCATTAATAAGCTTAATTTCACAGTCAATAAAGGCGATGTGGTTGGGTTCCTAGGACCGAACGGTGCTGGAAAATCCACAACCATGAAAATCATCACCGGATTTATGGCGCCAAGTCATGGGACGGCCTCCGTGGCGGGCTTTGATGTTTTCGAAGCTCCCTTGGAAGTGAAAAAACGCATCGGGTATCTGCCAGAGGTTCCGCCGGTCTACAGCGATATGTACGTTCGTGATTATTTAAAATATGTTGCGGCTCTTAAACAGGTACCGAAAGAGAAGATTGAAAAGTTTGTGGCCAACGCGATTGAAAAAACAAACCTGGGCGACGTGCAAAAACGTTTGATCCACGGATTGTCTAAAGGTTTCAAGCAGCGCGTGGGCATTGCTCAAGCCATCGTCTCGGACCCTGAGGTTTTGATCTTGGATGAGCCCACTGTGGGACTTGATCCCAAACAAATGGCCGAAATTCGTGAGCTGATAAAAAGTTTAAAAGGTCAGCATACCATTATTCTTTCCACCCATATTTTACCGGAGGTGGAAGCGACGTGTGAAAAGGTCATCATCATCAACAAAGGTGAGATCGTTGTTGAAGACAGCATTCATAATTTAGAAAACATGGAAAAAGGCCAAAGCCGCCTGCGCATTCGCGTTCGTAAAGACGTGGATGACATGAAAGCCCTTTTGCAAGACGTGCGCGCCGTTGTGGGTGTGCACTTGGGGGCTTCGCGCAAAGAGTGGAACTTAGATGTGCAAGGCGGGGATGAGGCCTTTGATGCCATTTCAGCAAAGATCGTTGGCCAAGGGTATGGCTTGGTCGAGCTAAGTCCGACGAAAACAGACCTTGAAGATGTCTTCTTGAAGATGACTTACGGAAAACAGCAGGGACGTGAAGTATGA
- a CDS encoding GHMP family kinase ATP-binding protein — MQKIVVKSPTRVDLAGGTLDLWPLYLFIQGASTVNVAVSIYTTAEITPHDDTTIELESVDLKIKKSYKNLSEALADSDPKMALLQTQLRYWKPQKGFSLKTSSESPVGGGLGGSSSLTISLMKAFSQFCGRPFKDVHHMVHVAHNIEAEMLNTPTGTQDYYPAASGGINLLHYDYDGIEQMVLPIQHTSLAEKFMLVYTGKAHHSGLNNFEVMKDSVAKDAGTLQALKDLKLIALETELAVRSGKWDDLGELFRREFDARVRLAPEFSSPEIRKLAEVSLQNGAEAVKICGAGGGGCVLVWCPPHKREGVALACQKAGFQVMDAKPVDPL, encoded by the coding sequence ATGCAGAAGATCGTTGTAAAATCGCCGACACGTGTGGATTTAGCGGGCGGAACTTTGGATCTGTGGCCTTTGTATCTTTTTATCCAAGGAGCATCGACGGTGAATGTGGCTGTAAGTATTTATACGACAGCCGAAATCACTCCTCACGACGATACGACGATCGAACTTGAGTCGGTGGACCTTAAAATTAAAAAGAGCTATAAAAATCTTTCGGAAGCCTTGGCGGACAGCGATCCGAAAATGGCCTTGTTGCAAACGCAATTAAGATACTGGAAACCCCAAAAAGGCTTTTCTTTAAAAACATCTTCAGAAAGTCCGGTAGGTGGCGGCTTGGGCGGAAGCTCTAGTCTGACGATCAGCTTGATGAAGGCGTTTTCGCAGTTCTGTGGTCGTCCGTTTAAAGATGTTCATCATATGGTTCATGTCGCTCATAATATTGAGGCTGAGATGTTAAACACCCCGACGGGCACGCAAGACTATTATCCGGCGGCGTCGGGTGGGATCAACTTGCTTCATTATGATTATGACGGCATCGAACAAATGGTCCTGCCCATTCAACACACTTCATTAGCTGAAAAGTTTATGTTGGTTTACACCGGTAAAGCACATCATTCTGGATTGAATAACTTTGAAGTGATGAAGGACTCGGTCGCTAAAGACGCGGGCACCTTGCAAGCTCTTAAAGACCTCAAACTAATCGCCTTGGAAACTGAACTTGCCGTACGCAGTGGGAAATGGGACGACCTGGGAGAACTTTTCCGTCGAGAGTTCGATGCCCGTGTTCGTTTGGCGCCGGAATTTTCAAGCCCCGAGATCCGTAAGCTTGCCGAAGTCTCTTTGCAGAATGGGGCCGAGGCTGTTAAAATCTGTGGAGCGGGAGGCGGCGGCTGCGTCTTAGTTTGGTGTCCTCCCCACAAGCGCGAAGGAGTCGCTCTAGCATGCCAAAAAGCCGGCTTTCAGGTGATGGACGCAAAACCCGTCGATCCCCTATAA